A stretch of Romeriopsis navalis LEGE 11480 DNA encodes these proteins:
- the rpmI gene encoding 50S ribosomal protein L35, whose translation MPKLKTRKAAAKRFKFTGTGKIKRRQQNRSHLLEHKSPARKRRLSNMMLVNERDADNVRAMVPYA comes from the coding sequence ATGCCTAAGCTCAAGACTCGTAAAGCGGCGGCGAAGCGCTTCAAGTTCACTGGAACTGGCAAGATTAAGCGTCGCCAACAGAACCGTTCACACCTGCTGGAGCATAAGTCTCCGGCTCGCAAGCGCCGTTTATCCAACATGATGTTGGTCAATGAGCGTGACGCCGACAACGTACGGGCAATGGTCCCCTACGCATAA